The Streptomyces lienomycini sequence GTAGACCTTCTCGAAGATGCGGGGCACGGCCGCCATGTAGGTCGGCTGCACGACCGGCAGGTTCTCGATGATCTTGTCGACGCGGCCGTCGACGGCGGTGACGTGCCCGGCCTCGATCTGGCCGGAGGTGAGCACCTTGCCGAAGACGTGGGCGAGCGGCAGCCACAGGTACTGGACGTCGTCCCCGGTGACCAGGCCGGTCGCGGCGATCGCCTTGGCCATGTACGACCAGCAGTCGTGCGGGAGGCGCACGCCCTTGGGCCGGCCGGTGGTGCCGGAGGTGTAGATGAGGGTGGCGAGCTGGTCCTTGGTGAGCGCGCCGACCCGCTCCTTGATCAGCTGCGGTTCCTTCTCCAGGCGTGCCGCGCCCCTGCGCTCCAGCTCGTCGAGGGTGAGGATCCAGTCCTCGGCGGTGTCCGCGCCCGCCGCGTCGATCACGACCACGTGGGTGAGTTCGGGCAGCTCGGCCCGCTTCTCCTTCGCCTTGGCCAGCTGCGCGGCGTCCTCCGCGATCAGCACCCGGCTCTCGGAGTCGGAGAGGATGTACGCCGACTCCTCGGCGTTGGTCTGCGGGTAGACGGTGGTCGTCGCGGCGCCCGCGCACATGATGCCGAGGTCGGCGAGGATCCACTCCAGGCGGGTGGAGGAGGCCAGCGCGACGCGCTGCTCGGGCCGCACGCCCAGCTCGATCAGGCCGGCCGCGATCGCGTAGACCCGCTCGGCGGCCTGCGCCCAGGTGAGCGACTTCCAGTCGTCGGGGCCCTCGCCCGAGGCCGGCGGCACCGGGTAGCGGTACGCCTCGGCGTCCGGCGTGGCCGCCACCCGCTCCAGGAAGAGTCCCGCCACGGAGGGCGGACGGTTCTCGATCAGTGTCTGTGTGTCGCTCACGACATCCTCCGGGCCCGCGACGGTGCGGCTGGCTCAGGTGCGGCTGGATTCACTCTCGGGCGGTTGTTCAGGCCGTGGTCAAGTGGTGAGTCGGACTGTTGCCCGATCACTTGTTTAACTCACGAGTAACTAAGGGGCAGGCATCAGCGTAAGGGGCGACCGGCCCCCGCGTAAGAGCCCGCGCCCTGTCATTTCCTACAGACGCCTGCCCGTGACATGCGAAGAGACCCGCCGCACTTTCGTACGACGGGCCCTTCGGTGTCCGTTTCGGCCGGATTCGGCGTGGGGCGCGGCGGTTACTTCTTGCCCTTGCCCGACCCCGCGTTGTCGTCGCTGGACAGGACCGCGATGAAGGCTTCCTGCGGGACCTCCACGGAACCCACCATCTTCATCCGCTTCTTGCCCTCCTTCTGCTTCTCCAGCAGCTTCCGCTTCCGGGAGATGTCACCGCCGTAGCACTTGGCGAGGACGTCCTTGCGGATGGCGCGGATGGTCTCGCGGGCGATCACCCGGGAGCCGATGGCGGCCTGGATGGGCACCTCGAAGGCCTGGCGCGGGATCAGCTCGCGCAGCTTGGCGACCAGCCGCACGCCGTACGCGTACGCCGCGTCCTTGTGGGTGATCGCCGAGAAGGCGTCCACCTTGTCGCCGTGCAGCAGGATGTCGACCTTGACCAGGCTGGAGGTCTGCTCGCCGGTGGGCTCGTAGTCGAGGGAGGCGTAGCCGCGCGTCTTGGACTTCAGCTGGTCGAAGAAGTCGAAGACGATCTCCGCGAGGGGGAGGGTGTAGCGGATCTCCACCCGGTCCTCGGAGAGGTAGTCCATGCCGAGCAGGGTGCCGCGCCGGGTCTGGCACAGCTCCATGATCGAGCCGATGAACTCGGTCGGGGCGAGGATCGTGGCGCGTACGACCGGCTCGTAGACCTCGTTGATCTTCCCCTCGGGGAACTCGCTCGGGTTGGTGACCTCGACCTCGGTGCCGTCCTCCAGCACCACGCGGTAGACCACGTTGGGCGCGGTGGCGATGAGGTCGAGGCCGAACTCGCGCTCGAGGCGCTCCCGGATCACGTCCAGGTGGAGCAGGCCGAGGAAGCCGACGCGGAAGCCGAAGCCGAGGGCGGCGGAGGTCTCCGGCTCGTAGACCAGGGCGGCGTCGTTGAGCTGGAGCTTGTCCAGCGCCTCACGCAGCTCCGGGTAGTCGGAGCCGTCCAGCGGGTACAGGCCGGAGAAGACCATCGGCCTGGGGTCCTTGTAGCCGCCGAGCGCCTCCTCGGCGCCCTTGTGCTGGCTGGTGACGGTGTCGCCGACCTTGGACTGGCGGACGTCCTTCACGCCGGTGATCAGGTAGCCCACCTCGCCGACGCCGAGGCCGTCGGCGGAGAGCATCTCCGGCGAGTTGGTGCCGATCTCCAGCAGCTCGTGCGTGGCGCCGGTGGACATCATCCGGATCCGCTCGCGCTTGCTGAGCTGGCCGTCGATGACCCGGACGTACGTCACGACACCGCGGTAGGAGTCGTAGACCGAGTCGAAGATCATCGCACGGGCCGGGGCGTCCTTGACACCGACCGGGGCCGGGATCTCGGCGACGACCTTGTCCAGCAGGGCGTCGACGCCGAGGCCAGTCTTGGCGGAGACCTTGAGCACGTCGTCGGGGTCGCAGCCGACCAGGTTGGCCAGCTCCTCGGCGAACTTCTCGGGCTGCGCGGCCGGCAGGTCGATCTTGTTCAGCACGGGGATGATCGTGAGGTCGTTCTCCATCGCCAGGTACAGGTTGGCGAGGGTCTGGGCCTCGATGCCCTGGGCGGCGTCGACGAGGAGGATCGTGCCCTCGCAGGCGGCCAGCGAGCGCGACACCTCGTAGGTGAAGTCGACGTGCCCCGGGGTGTCGATCATGTTGAGGATGTGCGGGGTGCCCTTGTCGTGGGTGGGGGCCCACGGCAACCGCACCGCCTGGGACTTGATCGTGATGCCGCGCTCGCGCTCGATGTCCATGCGGTCGAGGTACTGGGCGCGCATCTGCCGCTGCTCGACCACACCGGTCAGCTGGAGCATCCGGTCGGCGAGCGTGGACTTGCCGTGGTCGATGTGCGCGATGATGCAGAAGTTGCGGATCAGCGCGGGGTCGGTACGGCTCGGCTCGGGCACATGGCTGGGGATCGCGGGCACGCAGGGTCCTGATTCTTGAGGCGTCCGCAGTGTCTGCGGTCTCGGGTCTCGGGTCGGATCGATACGTAGCTTCCATCGTCCCACGGTTGGGGAGCCGGGATGGGTTTGGGACCCTCGATGGCCCGCTGGTAGTGTGGGTGGCTGTGTCTCATGCCCTCTCAGCACGAGGCACTCCTTCAAGAAATCACCGGCACGGGACCCTCGCGGCCTCGTGCCTGAACCTGCAAAGGCTCATTCGTGGCGAACATCAAGTCCCAGATCAAGCGGAACAAGACCAACGAGAAGGCGCGGCTGCGCAACAAGGCCGTCAAGTCCTCTCTGAAGACCGCGATCCGCAAGGCCCGCGAGGCCGCTGCCGCGGGTGACACCGAGAAGGCCACCGAGTACCAGCGCGTCGCCGCGCGTCAGCTCGACAAGGCCGTCTCCAAGGGCGTCATCCACAAGAACCAGGCCGCCAACAAG is a genomic window containing:
- the lepA gene encoding translation elongation factor 4, which codes for MPAIPSHVPEPSRTDPALIRNFCIIAHIDHGKSTLADRMLQLTGVVEQRQMRAQYLDRMDIERERGITIKSQAVRLPWAPTHDKGTPHILNMIDTPGHVDFTYEVSRSLAACEGTILLVDAAQGIEAQTLANLYLAMENDLTIIPVLNKIDLPAAQPEKFAEELANLVGCDPDDVLKVSAKTGLGVDALLDKVVAEIPAPVGVKDAPARAMIFDSVYDSYRGVVTYVRVIDGQLSKRERIRMMSTGATHELLEIGTNSPEMLSADGLGVGEVGYLITGVKDVRQSKVGDTVTSQHKGAEEALGGYKDPRPMVFSGLYPLDGSDYPELREALDKLQLNDAALVYEPETSAALGFGFRVGFLGLLHLDVIRERLEREFGLDLIATAPNVVYRVVLEDGTEVEVTNPSEFPEGKINEVYEPVVRATILAPTEFIGSIMELCQTRRGTLLGMDYLSEDRVEIRYTLPLAEIVFDFFDQLKSKTRGYASLDYEPTGEQTSSLVKVDILLHGDKVDAFSAITHKDAAYAYGVRLVAKLRELIPRQAFEVPIQAAIGSRVIARETIRAIRKDVLAKCYGGDISRKRKLLEKQKEGKKRMKMVGSVEVPQEAFIAVLSSDDNAGSGKGKK
- the rpsT gene encoding 30S ribosomal protein S20; the encoded protein is MANIKSQIKRNKTNEKARLRNKAVKSSLKTAIRKAREAAAAGDTEKATEYQRVAARQLDKAVSKGVIHKNQAANKKSALAQKVGALKG